From a single Bacteroidia bacterium genomic region:
- a CDS encoding ADP-ribosylglycohydrolase family protein gives MPYPTIIGAIAGDIIGSRFEWDRIKTTDFQLLHPACDFTDDSVMTLAVAEGILEDKPFGPLMHAYGRAWPGRGYGGNFYHWLASDNPQPYGSFGNGSAMRVSAVGFACTTLAETLEMAAHTAWPTHSHPEGIKGAQATAGAMFLARTGSSKKEIAEYVTTTFGYDLSRSIDEIRPGYYFDETCQLTVPPAIQAFLESADYEESIRLAVSLGGDSDTLACITGGISAAYYRQIPQEILDFAYGILPEELGAISRAFDRRFGG, from the coding sequence ATGCCTTATCCAACCATTATTGGCGCTATTGCCGGAGACATCATCGGTTCCCGTTTTGAGTGGGATCGGATCAAAACAACAGATTTTCAGTTACTTCATCCAGCCTGCGATTTTACGGATGACTCTGTGATGACCCTTGCCGTGGCAGAAGGCATATTGGAGGATAAACCCTTTGGTCCCCTGATGCACGCCTACGGGCGTGCATGGCCGGGGCGGGGTTATGGTGGCAATTTCTATCACTGGTTGGCTTCCGACAATCCGCAGCCATACGGAAGTTTTGGCAACGGGTCTGCCATGCGGGTGAGTGCAGTAGGGTTTGCCTGTACCACGCTTGCAGAAACACTGGAAATGGCGGCGCATACCGCTTGGCCCACCCACAGTCACCCGGAGGGAATAAAAGGCGCACAGGCGACGGCGGGCGCTATGTTTTTGGCGCGGACGGGGAGCAGCAAAAAAGAAATTGCCGAATATGTAACCACTACATTCGGATACGACCTGAGCCGGAGTATAGACGAGATCCGTCCGGGGTATTATTTTGACGAGACCTGTCAGTTGACGGTGCCCCCGGCGATCCAGGCATTTTTGGAGAGCGCAGATTATGAGGAGTCGATCCGGCTGGCGGTATCGTTGGGGGGAGACAGCGACACTTTAGCCTGTATCACTGGTGGCATCTCGGCGGCGTATTATCGTCAGATACCACAGGAAATACTGGACTTCGCCTATGGAATTCTTCCCGAAGAGCTGGGAGCCATCAGCCGCGCGTTTGATAGGAGGTTTGGGGGGTAG